The genome window GCTCCCTTCTTGACAATGTGATTGAAAAAGCAGTTGATCCCACTGTGTCCAAGGATGAATATAGAGAATATCTTAAAGATTTCGCACGGACTGACGATGAGAAAAATGCTGTAGATGAATTAAAGCAATGTTTTCTCCAGCAGTCAAATGAAACTCTGGCCAATTTcgaacagatgttggtaatttcaGCTTC of Bubalus bubalis isolate 160015118507 breed Murrah chromosome 5, NDDB_SH_1, whole genome shotgun sequence contains these proteins:
- the SCGB2A2 gene encoding mammaglobin-A isoform X1, with amino-acid sequence MKLVTVLMLVALPLYCYAGTSGCSLLDNVIEKAVDPTVSKDEYREYLKDFARTDDEKNAVDELKQCFLQQSNETLANFEQIKSCTTVYTVKHSNFLQDLWLRNVNW
- the SCGB2A2 gene encoding mammaglobin-A isoform X2 translates to MKLVTVLMLVALPLYCYAGTSGCSLLDNVIEKAVDPTVSKDEYREYLKDFARTDDEKNAVDELKQCFLQQSNETLANFEQMLQIMYNSIYCKAF